In a single window of the Magnolia sinica isolate HGM2019 chromosome 7, MsV1, whole genome shotgun sequence genome:
- the LOC131251249 gene encoding probable inactive receptor kinase At5g10020 translates to MVQSQPGSWSSGESFKDCSMQIFQNLEILDVSQNQIRGKLPSFHPLLSLRVLWVGNNLLDGSIPPELFGSSMQLEELDLNSNGFSVTDSRHPGATLDRNGLRPSRFYITHSGHVIMASEVGVGDILPEDVARKGRHLIGPKGPY, encoded by the exons ATGGTCCAATCCCAGCCCGGCTCATGGAGCTCTGGGGAATCTTTTAAGGATTGTTCAATGCAGATATTTCAGAACTTGGAAATATTGGATGTAAGTCAAAATCAGATCAGAGGGAAGCTTCCTTCGTTTCATCCATTGCTATCCCTTCGGGTTTTGTGGGTTGGTAACAATCTGCTAGATGGATCTATACCACCTGAGCTCTTTGGGAGTTCCATGCAGCTGGAAGAACTGGATCTCAACAGCAATGGATTTTCAG TTACTGATAGCCGCCATCCTGGAGCGACATTGGACCGAAATGGATTGCGCCCCAGTCGCTTTTACATTACACATAGTGGACACGTGATCATGGCCAGTGAGGTTGGTGTTGGAGACATCTTGCCAGAAGAtgtggctaggaaaggaagacatctGATCGGTCCAAAGGGACCttactga
- the LOC131251251 gene encoding ABC transporter G family member 23, translating to MADFLHQTHLDDDSTVLYSSSGSPNESATPSSSFYQSPPPPSLQSTACSYKLSVSNLSYTIHHKRRIPAFFSNAQLHQPKPTNVLESISFVARSSEILAVVGPSGAGKSTLLRIISGRIKSAKFDPKSISLNDHPITSPTQLRRICGFVTQEDNLLPLLTVKETLMFSARFRLKGMKAIEKEERVDLLMQELGLVHVANSFIGDEETRGISGGERKRVSIGVDVIHDPPILLLDEPTSGLDSSSALQVIELLAAMAKTRQRTVVLTIHQPSYRIIQYISTFLLLSRGSVAHCGSLKSLVESITYLGFKIPVQLNALEFAMEIITSLEGSNHSQNYLSIEDSESSSSSTWLDEEEESIRHNIIDENSHFCCSWRLYEIASLCLRFWKIIYRTKQLFLARTMQAIVGGFGLGSVYLKVKDDEGGVAERLGLFAFSLSFLLSSTVEALPIFLQERRVLMREVSRGAYKVSSYMIANTIVFIPFLLAVAILFAIPVYWLVGLNPSFSAFIFFVLVVWLIVLMASSLVLFLSAVSPDFISGNSLICAVLGAFFLFSGYFIPKENIPRYWIFMYYASLYKYPLDSLLINEYWSLRGECFSWQQPDRSTCLMKGGDVLRGRGLDVDNRWMNVGVMLGFFLFYRVLCWIILARKASRTMF from the coding sequence ATGGCGGATTTCCTCCACCAAACACACCTAGACGATGACTCGACCGTCCTCTATTCGAGCTCGGGCTCCCCAAACGAATCCGCAACTCCTTCCTCCTCTTTCTACCAATCTCCACCTCCCCCATCCCTTCAATCCACAGCATGTTCATACAAGCTTTCTGTCTCCAACCTCTCCTACACCATTCATCACAAGAGAAGAATTCCAGCCTTCTTCAGTAATGCCCAGTTGCATCAGCCGAAACCCACCAATGTACTTGAATCCATCTCCTTTGTCGCAAGGAGCTCAGAGATCCTTGCTGTCGTCGGCCCGAGCGGTGCGGGGAAGTCAACGCTTCTCCGAATCATCTCTGGCAGGATCAAGAGTGCGAAATTCGATCCAAAAAGCATCTCACTTAACGACCATCCGATCACCAGCCCTACCCAACTGCGAAGGATATGCGGGTTTGTGACACAGGAAGACAATCTCCTCCCACTCCTAACAGTCAAAGAAACACTAATGTTCAGTGCCCGGTTCCGGCTTAAAGGGATGAAAGCTATAGAGAAGGAAGAGAGGGTGGATCTTCTCATGCAAGAGCTGGGTCTCGTGCATGTCGCTAACAGCTTCATTGGTGATGAAGAGACCCGAGGTATATCGGGTGGCGAAAGGAAACGTGTATCGATTGGAGTCGACGTGATTCATGATCCACCAATCCTGCTTCTCGACGAGCCCACTTCTGGTCTAGACAGCTCCTCGGCATTGCAAGTCATTGAGCTGCTTGCCGCGATGGCGAAAACAAGGCAAAGAACTGTTGTTCTAACCATCCACCAGCCTAGTTACAGAATCATTCAATACATTTCAACGTTCTTACTCCTCTCCCGGGGTTCGGTTGCTCACTGTGGTAGCCTCAAATCCCTTGTGGAAAGCATCACCTACTTGGGGTTCAAGATCCCGGTGCAACTCAATGCTCTCGAGTTCGCAATGGAGATCATCACATCACTTGAAGGTTCAAACCACTCACAAAACTACCTGTCGATCGAAGACTCCGAATCATCTTCTTCCTCAACATGGctagatgaagaggaagagagcATCCGACACAACATCATCGATGAAAACAGTCACTTTTGTTGTTCTTGGAGATTGTACGAGATAGCATCGCTTTGTCTGCGATTCTGGAAAATCATTTACCGTACGAAGCAGCTGTTCTTAGCGAGAACAATGCAAGCGATCGTGGGAGGGTTTGGGTTGGGCAGCGTCTATCTAAAGGTGAAAGACGACGAGGGAGGAGTTGCAGAGCGGTTGGGTCTCTTTGCTTTCAGTCTCAGCTTCCTCCTCTCATCCACCGTCGAAGCACTTCCGATATTCTTGCAAGAGCGGCGTGTCTTGATGAGGGAGGTCTCAAGGGGAGCGTACAAGGTGTCTTCTTACATGATCGCCAACACCATCGTTTTCATCCCATTCTTGCTGGCCGTTGCCATTCTGTTTGCAATTCCAGTGTATTGGCTTGTGGGGCTCAACCCTTCCTTCAGTGCTTTCATCTTCTTTGTGCTGGTAGTCTGGTTGATTGTGTTGATGGCCAGCTCTTTAGTTCTCTTCCTGAGTGCAGTCTCTCCAGATTTCATTTCAGGAAATTCTCTCATCTGTGCTGTTTTGGGAGCCTTCTTTCTGTTCTCTGGCTATTTCATTCCCAAGGAGAACATTCCACGGTATTGGATTTTCATGTACTATGCCTCCCTCTACAAGTATCCCTTGGATTCGCTTCTGATCAATGAGTACTGGAGCTTGAGAGGAGAATGCTTCTCATGGCAACAACCAGATAGGTccacatgtttgatgaaaggTGGAGATGTGCTGAGGGGTAGAGGGCTGGATGTGGACAATAGATGGATGAACGTTGGTGTCATGCTCGGTTTCTTCTTGTTTTACCGTGTGCTTTGTTGGATTATTCTAGCTCGGAAGGCTTCCAGGACGATGTTTTGA